In Gulosibacter molinativorax, a single window of DNA contains:
- a CDS encoding YybH family protein, translating into MQSANSEQHAGPVETASQAGPAEAVNPAGSVEAASQVAPADPALRREIEAVEAARIRALMAVDIAALAEIYDESLVHIHAPGVRHTKEMLLEHTRTRQAYREIQRGELTITSLAPDVVLVTGSIRNRLGNPDGSERIVEGMVAQVLHRGEDARWQFVSFQLTPFGEKVWGDLPSEKAAAAGASDGPGASDRPGASDRPGASDN; encoded by the coding sequence ATGCAGTCCGCTAACTCTGAGCAGCACGCCGGGCCGGTCGAGACCGCGAGCCAGGCCGGGCCAGCCGAGGCCGTGAACCCGGCAGGGTCAGTCGAGGCCGCGAGCCAGGTCGCGCCTGCCGACCCCGCGCTCCGGCGCGAGATCGAGGCGGTCGAGGCCGCGCGCATCCGCGCCCTGATGGCCGTCGACATCGCGGCGCTCGCGGAAATCTACGACGAGTCGCTCGTGCACATCCACGCCCCCGGCGTGCGCCACACGAAAGAGATGCTGCTCGAGCACACACGCACGCGGCAGGCCTATCGCGAGATTCAGCGCGGCGAGCTGACGATCACCTCGCTCGCCCCGGATGTCGTGCTCGTCACCGGCTCGATCCGCAATCGGCTCGGCAATCCGGATGGGAGCGAGCGCATCGTCGAGGGCATGGTCGCGCAGGTGCTCCACCGGGGTGAGGATGCGCGGTGGCAGTTCGTGAGCTTCCAGCTCACGCCATTCGGCGAAAAGGTCTGGGGGGATCTGCCCTCGGAGAAGGCCGCGGCGGCTGGCGCATCCGACGGACCCGGAGCATCCGACAGACCCGGCGCATCCGACAGACCCGGCGCATCCGACAACTGA
- a CDS encoding FAD-dependent monooxygenase produces the protein MKIAIIGAGPAGLAAALRLHQQGFSPVIYEKVREIKPLGVGLDIKVYGVRELDELGLLEQFEEISNEAVDSIFYNNHGQEIYAEKCGTHMGYLHEQRFVHRGYLQMLLYRTVLERLGEDAIQLGVGLERYENTGSGVKLHLARRDGETFEEDVDVLIGADGIKSVVRAQMHPTESDPKFSGIRMYRGVTVMDPYRDSHTILHIGAPRIASMIVYPLHLDYEGTGKALINWVVETEGEEMYEDWNTPGDVDDLIPRFEDTKLPFLDVQQMLRDAKEVYVYPLVDHDPLDRWVDGRVVLIGDAAHAMYPRGGNGACQSIVDGRVLAERLAASQNAPEVGLQEFEDARLEGVNRLVMANRGEAYEVIRRLVQDRTDAQPFDDIEEVLPMAEADKIFSHYHGLAGQPRPGYEDGETTGFRTWEAEDSWENQHAVR, from the coding sequence ATGAAGATTGCGATTATTGGCGCCGGGCCCGCGGGACTCGCGGCCGCCCTCCGCCTCCACCAGCAGGGATTCTCCCCGGTCATCTATGAGAAGGTGCGCGAGATCAAGCCACTCGGCGTTGGCCTCGACATCAAGGTCTACGGCGTGCGCGAGCTCGACGAGCTCGGACTGCTCGAGCAGTTCGAGGAGATCTCGAACGAGGCCGTCGACTCGATCTTCTACAACAACCACGGCCAGGAGATCTACGCCGAGAAGTGCGGCACGCACATGGGCTACCTGCACGAGCAGCGCTTCGTGCACCGCGGCTACCTGCAGATGCTGCTCTACCGCACGGTGCTCGAGCGGCTCGGCGAGGATGCGATCCAGCTCGGCGTTGGACTGGAGCGCTACGAGAACACCGGCAGTGGCGTGAAGCTGCACCTCGCGCGACGCGACGGCGAGACCTTCGAGGAAGATGTCGACGTGCTGATCGGCGCAGATGGCATCAAGTCTGTGGTTCGTGCCCAGATGCATCCGACCGAGTCGGACCCGAAGTTCTCGGGCATTCGCATGTATCGCGGCGTGACGGTCATGGACCCGTACCGCGACAGCCACACCATCCTGCACATCGGTGCCCCGCGCATCGCCTCGATGATCGTGTACCCGCTGCACCTCGACTACGAGGGCACGGGTAAGGCGCTCATCAACTGGGTCGTCGAGACCGAGGGCGAGGAGATGTACGAAGACTGGAACACCCCCGGCGATGTCGACGATCTCATCCCGCGATTCGAGGACACGAAGCTGCCGTTCCTCGACGTGCAGCAGATGCTGCGCGACGCCAAGGAGGTATACGTGTATCCGCTCGTGGACCACGACCCGCTCGACCGTTGGGTCGACGGCCGGGTTGTCCTTATCGGCGACGCCGCCCACGCGATGTACCCGCGCGGAGGCAACGGCGCGTGCCAGTCGATCGTGGACGGTCGCGTGCTCGCAGAGCGGCTCGCGGCGAGCCAGAATGCGCCCGAGGTCGGGCTGCAGGAGTTCGAGGATGCGCGACTCGAGGGAGTGAACCGCCTCGTCATGGCGAACCGCGGCGAGGCCTACGAGGTGATTCGCCGGCTCGTGCAGGATCGCACCGACGCGCAGCCCTTCGACGACATCGAAGAGGTGCTGCCGATGGCGGAGGCCGACAAGATCTTCAGCCACTACCACGGGCTCGCGGGCCAGCCGCGCCCCGGCTACGAAGACGGCGAGACCACGGGCTTCCGCACGTGGGAGGCCGAGGACTCCTGGGAGAATCAGCATGCAGTCCGCTAA
- a CDS encoding amidohydrolase family protein yields the protein MTVVDINIHHLPEDLFTNKKILNGFLNSAPRGFGEIASVIEMENGKQQLVLEKPKGYPNLNYVEGDYSVEAKLAAMDEAGVDYGIMRVPVWQEWLDLETCKAVNDNAASIVERSGGRLFATACVPPWDRQENVDELKRCVEELGFVGVQLACHYGQLYLDDEAFRPYLREIEKLNVPVVVHHTPLPVEYKSILEYTNLRREFGRISDQATAVGRELFSGMFDEMPGLKFIHTMFGGNWFANANLLTPKKPQKKEAMQRLDPTGGEKIQQYMRENIFFDMTHPHSWGKHQVEAAIKVSGADHYLFGSSFPVFYSWMSQGVEFVENELEITDEERELLFAGNAKRLFNLPI from the coding sequence ATGACTGTCGTCGACATCAACATCCACCACCTCCCGGAAGACCTCTTCACGAACAAGAAGATCCTGAACGGCTTCCTCAACAGTGCCCCGCGCGGCTTCGGCGAAATCGCCAGCGTCATTGAAATGGAAAACGGCAAGCAGCAGCTCGTGCTCGAGAAACCGAAGGGCTATCCGAACCTCAACTACGTCGAGGGCGACTACTCGGTCGAGGCAAAGCTCGCCGCGATGGACGAGGCCGGCGTCGACTACGGCATCATGCGCGTGCCCGTCTGGCAGGAGTGGCTCGACCTCGAGACCTGCAAGGCCGTCAACGACAACGCCGCATCCATCGTCGAGCGCTCCGGCGGGCGCCTGTTCGCCACCGCGTGCGTGCCGCCGTGGGATCGCCAGGAGAACGTGGATGAACTCAAGCGCTGCGTCGAGGAACTCGGCTTCGTCGGCGTCCAGCTCGCGTGCCACTACGGCCAGCTCTACCTCGACGACGAGGCGTTCCGCCCCTACCTGCGCGAGATCGAGAAGCTGAACGTCCCCGTCGTCGTGCACCACACTCCCCTGCCGGTCGAGTACAAGTCGATCCTCGAGTACACGAACCTGCGCCGCGAGTTCGGTCGCATCTCCGACCAGGCCACCGCGGTCGGCCGCGAGCTGTTCAGCGGGATGTTCGACGAGATGCCCGGCCTCAAGTTCATCCACACGATGTTCGGTGGGAACTGGTTCGCGAACGCGAACCTCCTGACCCCGAAGAAGCCGCAGAAGAAGGAGGCCATGCAGCGCCTCGACCCGACCGGCGGCGAGAAGATTCAGCAGTACATGCGCGAAAACATCTTCTTCGACATGACCCACCCGCACTCGTGGGGCAAGCACCAGGTCGAGGCCGCGATCAAGGTCTCGGGCGCCGACCACTACCTCTTCGGCTCCTCGTTCCCCGTGTTCTACAGCTGGATGAGCCAGGGCGTCGAGTTCGTCGAGAACGAGCTCGAGATCACCGACGAGGAGCGCGAGCTGCTCTTCGCCGGCAACGCGAAGCGCCTGTTCAACCTGCCCATCTAA